A section of the Castanea sativa cultivar Marrone di Chiusa Pesio chromosome 12, ASM4071231v1 genome encodes:
- the LOC142619140 gene encoding two-component response regulator 24-like, with translation MGAAVDHVTPMGMSGGSAEGNDKSEGQRFSCKSKLTALVVDNGGVCRAIQTALLRSYGVETEAVETGEAAVELIASGATFSLIIIEMLLPFMNGPETAKQIRAMGAQSKILGITAFFDERDQQEFLAAGADNFIEKPLSPEIVIPIIRELDN, from the exons ATGGGAGCAGCAGTTGATCATGTTACCCCCATGGGCATGAGTGGAGGCTCAGCTGAAGGGAATGACAAGAGTGAAGGGCAGCGCTTTTCCTGCAAAAGCAAGCTGACTGCGCTTGTGGTGGATAATGGAGGAGTATGCCGAGCCATACAGACTGCACTCCTACGTTCATATGGTGTTGAAACAGAAGCTGTGGAGACTGGGGAGGCTGCAGTGGAGCTAATTGCCTCTGGAGCAACTTTCAGTCTCATTATCATTGAGATGCTTCTGCCTTTCATGAATGGCCCTGAG ACTGCTAAGCAGATTCGTGCCATGGGTGCCCAAAGCAAGATTTTGGGGATCACTGCATTTTTTGATGAAAGGGACCAACAAGAATTTCTTGCTGCTGGAGCGGACAATTTCATTGAAAAGCCATTGTCACCAGAAATTGTGATCCCAATCATAAGGGAGCTCGACAACTAG